A single Eubalaena glacialis isolate mEubGla1 chromosome 18, mEubGla1.1.hap2.+ XY, whole genome shotgun sequence DNA region contains:
- the IGSF23 gene encoding immunoglobulin superfamily member 23 has protein sequence MRCPLGAAGSGHSPAWRRMLLTGSLLAFFTCSASSELPSSASLDPLTEGADAHLPVPRSLDGVLSTSWFRGHEAQPEAMIFSPEGLPGPGHTGRETLDTQGSLVIRNVTTQDAGSYTVVLETSRGRRSATEQIQVNANSDGVLLLTFPGNTQGILQSELNYSVILQWVASIEPEPVLRWTFNGHPRGIGERLIIHRLSLEDLGTYVCLAENSQGMYFSQPVTIMLPQDVVDPTDPVPIKPNPTLSLSGSSAFALIVAAPVVLVGSTVFTIIWKLRNMEFTVLCLALQMGSRCFSIHVKKGTIP, from the exons ATGAGGTGTCCTCTGGGCGCCGCCGGCTCCGGCCACAGCCCCGCCTGGAGAAGGATGCTTCTAACAG GCAGCCTGCTCGCATTCTTCACCTGCTCTGCCTCCTCGGAGCTGCCCTCCTCTGCGTCTCTGGACCCCTTGACAGAAGGAGCCGATGCCCACCTGCCAGTCCCCAGAAGCCTCGATGGGGTTCTCTCCACTTCTTGGTTCCGAGGGCACGAGGCCCAGCCAGAAGCCATGATCTTCTCCCCTGAGGGCCTCCCAGGGCCCGGCCACACTGGCCGGGAGACGCTGGATACCCAAGGCAGCCTGGTCATCAGAAATGTGACAACTCAAGATGCAGGCAGCTACACCGTGGTGCTGGAAACCAGCAGGGGACGCAGGAGTGCGACGGAGCAGATACAGGTCAACG CCAACTCTGACGGGGTGCTGCTGCTGACATTCCCAGGGAACACACAAGGTATCCTCCAGAGTGAACTCAACTACTCAGTGATCCTGCAGTGGGTGGCTTCCATCGAACCTGAACCTGTGCTACGATGGACCTTCAATGGGCATCCTCGCGGGATCGGGGAGAGGCTGATTATCCACAGGTTGTCCTTGGAGGATCTGGGCACCTATGTATGCTTGGCCGAGAATAGCCAGGGAATGTATTTCTCCCAGCCTGTGACTATCATGCTGCCAC AAGATGTCGTGGATCCCACAGACCCTGTGCCCATCAAGCCGAACCCTACCCTCTCCCTGTCAGGAAGCTCTGCCTTTGCCCTCATTGTGGCCGCACCTGTGGTACTGGTCGGAAGCACGGTCTTCACCATAATCTGGAAGCTAAG GAACATGGAATTCACAGTTCTCTGTCTCGCTCTGCAGATGGGCAGTCGATGCTTCTCCATCCATGTGAAGAAAGGCACCATCCCATAG